One genomic region from Zalophus californianus isolate mZalCal1 chromosome 2, mZalCal1.pri.v2, whole genome shotgun sequence encodes:
- the DEFB106B gene encoding beta-defensin 106: protein MRTFLFLFVVLFLLAPARNAFFDEKCFKLNGRCVNSCRKNEELVALCQKSLKCCLTLQPCWESKDD, encoded by the exons ATGAGGACgttcctctttctctttgttgttcTCTTCCTCCTGGCCCCAG CCAGGAATGCATTTTTTGATGAGAAATGCTTCAAGCTTAACGGGAGATGTGTGAATTCTTGTCGGAAAAATGAAGAACTTGTTGCTCTCTGCCAGAAGTCTCTGAAATGCTGCCTGACACTCCAGCCATGTTGGGAGAGTAAAGATGACTAA